One genomic region from Mangifera indica cultivar Alphonso chromosome 17, CATAS_Mindica_2.1, whole genome shotgun sequence encodes:
- the LOC123199895 gene encoding putative disease resistance RPP13-like protein 1 isoform X1 gives MVAELFLSAFLQVLFDRLASRELLKFAFQEGVGSKLKKWEKTLKMIEAVLDDAEEKQLTNRAVKLWLDDLKDLAYDVEDILDEFATDALGRKLVAEDQGTTSKVRSFIPACFNKINTLSPSAVKSNVIMGSKIKAITCRMEDLCKQRTDLGLEKIAGRSSSPARQRLPSTTCLPTEPAVYGRDEDKARIIKLMSTAESSGANFLVIPIVGMGGVGKTTLARLVYNDKAMEDFKFDKKAWVCVSDDFDILRISKAILESITLSPCDLKDLNQVQLQLKEAIADKKFLLVFDDVWNSNYGFWETLKSPLTAGAIGSKIIVTTRNENVALTVASGDYYNLKLLSDHDCWSVFMKHAFQGRDIAECQNLELIRQKIVEKCKGLPLAARTLGGLLHSKKRYDDWNDILSSKIWDLPDENEIPPVLKLSYHHLPAHIKTCFAYCSILPKDYEFEEKEVVFLWMAEGLIQESKDHKQLEDLGREYFRDLVARSIFQQSSVDNSKFIMHDLVNDLAQWVSGETSFRIEDEVGANKQIQNFERVRHSSYASNPLDGREKFEVFHEFKQLRTFLPIVLHYGDYDHYYMTNLVLSDLLLRLKKLRVLSLRRYYIVKISDSFGGLKHLRYLNLSYTKIKTLPESTSSLFNLQSLILRECSRLMKLPNMRHLINLRHLDIGGINQIKEMPLGMKELRCLRTLSNFIVGKNIGSNLKDLKDLKFLTGEICISGLENIANLWDIREAILSDKKGLEVLSLEWGSHVDVSRNEIEEERVFNMLRPHENMKEFTVKGYCGKKFPSWIRDSSLSNMVVLRLESCVNCTSLPSLGKLSSLKDLTIKGMKKIISIGSEVYGENNSKPFQSLETLCFEDLPEWNHWEPLEESEHAGIYPCLRKLSIVKCPKLTGILPENLPSLEELEIHECPQLLAPLCRHQPNHGYLQRHAYKETLGSNLVGCNSLASVTPEKNSGFGNWLTQGCQKVERPSIMDCEKLICLWQNEISLEKPPQGFHSCIFLKKLCIQDCPTLVSFPEISFFPSLSELEIKKCYMLTSLPEGMKHGNTGLESLWIEECHSLTFIVKGQLPPSLKQLSVVNCEKLQILFDDAEDISLPSSSMMQNAFLSNTRTSALGRLHIDNCPSLMALSLKGQLPVSLTHLQIKDCLKLASIAERFDNNISLISIHVSRCENLSSLPQGLYNLNRLLVIALRDCPNLVCFPEGGLPNTDLNIMFSKCEKLRELPEGIHNLSCLQILTIITCPSIKSFPVEGFPDSLRSLTVHDSLEIYKSLREWGLHKLTCLTSLHVGGCPDVVTFPEDEMGMMLPTSLIYLSVEEFPDLKYLSSRGFEDLASLKILVINDCPQLSSFPKGLASSLLQLHIRNCPLLKKQCTRDKGRELPKIANIPYVTLDFKFIYDLEEE, from the coding sequence ATGGTGGCGGAGCTCTTTCTTTCTGCGTTTCTTCAGGTGCTGTTTGACAGGCTGGCGTCCAGGGAGTTGCTGAAATTTGCCTTTCAGGAGGGGGTTGGTTCAAAGCTAAAGAAGTGGGAAAAAACGTTGAAGATGATCGAAGCAGTACTCGATGATGCCGAGGAGAAGCAACTGACCAACAGGGCTGTGAAATTGTGGCTGGACGATCTCAAAGACTTGGCTTATGATGTGGAGGACATACTAGATGAGTTTGCAACTGATGCTTTAGGCCGCAAGTTGGTGGCTGAAGATCAGGGTACCACTAGTAAGGTTCGGAGCTTCATCCCTGCTTGCTTCAATAAAATCAATACTTTGAGTCCAAGCGCAGTTAAGTCCAACGTTATCATGGGGTCAAAGATAAAAGCTATCACTTGCCGGATGGAAGATCTGTGTAAACAAAGAACTGATCTTGGATTGGAGAAGATTGCTGGACGGTCGTCCTCGCCTGCACGACAAAGACTCCCATCAACTACATGTTTGCCTACTGAACCAGCTGTTTACGGcagagatgaagataaagcCAGAATAATCAAACTGATGTCAACTGCTGAATCAAGTGGAGCCAACTTCCTTGTTATTCCCATTGTTGGCATGGGAGGCGTTGGCAAAACGACCCTTGCCCGGCTTGTGTATAATGACAAGGCAATGGAAGATTTCAAGTTTGACAAAAAAGCATGGGTTTGTGTCTCTGACGATTTCGATATTTTGAGAATCTCAAAAGCAATTCTCGAGTCTATAACTCTCTCACCTTGTGATTTAAAGGATCTAAATCAAGTGCAGCTTCAACTAAAAGAGGCAATTGCTGATAAAAAGTTCCTGCTGGTTTTTGATGATGTTTGGAACAGTAATTATGGCTTCTGGGAAACTTTGAAATCTCCCCTTACGGCTGGAGCAATTGGAAGTAAGATCATTGTGACCACACGCAATGAAAATGTTGCATTAACAGTAGCCTCCGGTGACTATTACAACTTAAAACTTCTATCAGACCATGATTGCTGGTCCGTTTTCATGAAGCATGCATTTCAAGGAAGAGATATTGCCGAATGTCAAAATTTAGAGCTGATTCGTCAGAAAATAGTTGAAAAGTGCAAAGGTTTGCCGTTGGCAGCAAGGACTCTTGGTGGCCTTCTACACTCAAAGAAGAGGTATGATGATTGGAATGATATACTGAGTAGCAAAATTTGGGATTTACCTGATGAAAATGAGATACCACCTGTTTTGAAGCTAAGCTATCACCACCTTCCTGCACATATCAAGACATGTTTTGCTTATTGTTCAATTCTACCGAAAGATTatgaatttgaagaaaaagaagttgTCTTTTTATGGATGGCAGAAGGACTTATTCAAGAATCAAAAGACCACAAACAATTGGAAGATTTGGGACGTGAATATTTTCGTGATCTTGTTGCGAGGTCAATTTTTCAACAGTCAAGTGTTGATAATTCGAAATTTATAATGCATGACCTTGTTAACGATTTGGCGCAATGGGTTTCCGGAGAAACAAGTTTTAGGATAGAAGATGAAGTGGGGGCAAACAAgcaaatacaaaattttgaaagggTACGCCATTCTTCCTATGCTTCTAATCCTTTAGACGGTAGAGAGAAATTTGAGGTCTTCCATGAGTTCAAGCAGTTGAGAACATTCCTCCCTATAGTCTTACATTATGGTGATTATGATCATtattatatgacaaatttgGTGCTCTCTGATTTATtgttaaggttaaaaaaattgagagtGTTGTCTTTAAGAAGGTATTATATTGTGAAGATTTCTGATTCATTTGGAGGACTGAAACACTTGAGATACCTTAATCTTTCTTACACTAAGATAAAAACTTTGCCTGAATCAACAAGTTCCCTATTCAATTTGCAAAGTTTGATATTAAGAGAATGTTCTCGTCTCATGAAGTTGCCTAATATGAGACACTTGATCAATCTACGTCACCTTGATATTGGAGGTATAAATCAGATAAAAGAGATGCCATTGGGAATGAAAGAGTTAAGATGTTTACGAACTTTGTCTAATTTTATTGTGGGTAAGAATATAGGATCTAACTTAAAAGATTTGAAAGATTTAAAGTTTCTTACCGGAGAGATTTGCATTTCAGGATTAGAGAATATAGCTAATTTATGGGACATTAGAGAAGCCATATTAAGTGATAAAAAAGGTTTAGAAGTATTGTCTTTAGAATGGGGGTCTCATGTTGACGTCTCAAGAAATGAGATTGAAGAGGAAAGAGTATTTAACATGCTTCGACCacatgaaaatatgaaagagtTCACTGTTAAAGGCTACTGCGGTAAGAAATTTCCATCTTGGATTAGAGATTCATCTTTATCCAATATGGTTGTTTTACGATTGGAGAGTTGTGTAAACTGTACATCTTTACCTTCTCTCGGAAAATTAAGCTCACTCAAAGATCTCACTATCaaagggatgaaaaaaataataagtattgGTTCTGAAGTTTATGGAGAGAACAACTCAAAGCCTTTTCAGTCACTAGAGACTCTTTGTTTTGAAGATTTGCCAGAATGGAACCATTGGGAGCCATTGGAAGAAAGTGAGCATGCTGGAATTTACCCTTGCCTCCGCAAGCTTTCAATCGTCAAATGCCCCAAACTCACCGGCATATTACCTGAGAATCTTCCTTCATTGGAGGAACTAGAAATTCATGAATGCCCTCAATTGTTGGCGCCTTTATGCAGACATCAACCCAATCACGGCTACTTACAAAGGCATGCATACAAAGAGACATTGGGAAGTAATCTGGTTGGCTGCAATTCACTGGCCTCTGTGACCCCAGAAAAAAATTCAGGGTTTGGTAATTGGTTAACGCAAGGGTGTCAGAAAGTGGAACGACCAAGTATCATGGATTGTGAGAAACTCATATGTTTGTGGCAGAATGAGATTTCTCTAGAGAAGCCTCCTCAAGGGTTCCATAGCTGCATCTTCCTCAAAAAACTCTGTATTCAGGATTGCCCGACTCTTGTTTCATTTCCAGAGATCAGTTTCTTTCCCAGTCTAAGTGAACTTGAGATTAAAAAGTGCTATATGCTAACTTCCTTACCAGAAGGAATGAAGCATGGCAATACAGGTCTTGAAAGTTTGTGGATCGAAGAATGTCATTCTCTGACATTCATCGTAAAAGGTCAGCTACCTCCATCTCTAAAACAACTTTCAGTAGTAAATTGTGAGAAGTTGCAAATTTTGTTTGATGACGCAGAGGATATTTCTCTTCCTTCATCTTCAATGATGCAAAATGCTTTCTTAAGCAACACCAGGACAtctgcacttgggcgcttgcaTATTGACAACTGTCCATCTCTCATGGCTTTATCATTAAAAGGACAGTTACCTGTTTCActcacacatcttcaaattaaaGATTGCTTAAAGCTAGCATCAATAGCAGAGAGATTTGACAACAACATATCTCTCATATCTATACATGTCTCGAGATGTGAAAATCTTAGTTCCTTGCCTCAGGGTCTATACAATCTAAACCGTCTTCTTGTAATTGCACTTAGGGACTGTCCAAACCTTGTTTGCTTCCCTGAAGGAGGGCTTCCCAACACCGATTTAAACATTATGTTCTCAAAATGTGAGAAACTTAGAGAGCTTCCTGAAGGCATTCACAATCTCAGCTGTCtccaaattttaacaataattacgTGTCCAAGTATCAAATCATTTCCAGTAGAAGGTTTTCCTGACAGCCTAAGATCGCTTACTGTTCATGATAGTCTCGAAATCTATAAGAGTTTGAGGGAGTGGGGACTGCACAAGCTCACCTGCCTTACAAGCCTGCATGTAGGTGGATGTCCTGATGTTGTAACTTTTCCAGAAGATGAGATGGGAATGATGCTGCCAACCTCTTTAATTTACCTATCCGTTGAAGAATTTCCAGACTTGAAATACTTATCTTCTAGGGGTTTTGAAGACCTAgcttctcttaaaattttagttatcaaTGATTGCCCACAGCTTTCATCCTTTCCGAAGGGCCTAGCATCCTCACTATTGCAATTACACATTCGTAATTGTCCTCTGTTGAAAAAACAGTGTACCAGGGATAAAGGACGAGAATTGCCTAAGATAGCTAACATTCCTTACGTTACATTAGATTTCAAATTCATCTACGATTTGGAGGAGGAATGA